A segment of the Amycolatopsis thermophila genome:
GCGGCGCCGGGTGCGCCGCGCGCAGCACGAAGCCCGTGACGCGTGGGGAAAACTGAGCGCCGTCACCAACGACCTGCTGCGCAACGTCCGCGCGGTCCAGGCCTTCGGCCGCGGCGACCGGGCGCGGGAACTGTTCGCCCGTCCCAACGGGCGGTTGCGGGACGCCGAGGTGAAGGCGGCCGCGGTGTCGGCCCGGTGGAGCCCGATCGCCGACGTCGTGCTGTCCCTGGGGGCCGGCCTGGTGCTGGTCGTCGGCGGGCGCGCGGTGCTGTCCGGCTCGCTGAGCACCGGTGACCTGCTGGTGGTCCTGGCCTACCTGGGCGACATGTATTCGCCGGTGCGCAGCCTGACGCGCCTGTCCTCGGTGCTGGCCAAGGCCGGGGCGAGCGCCAAGCGCGTGGACGAGGTGATGGCGGCGTCGGAATCGGTGGCCGACGCGCCGTGGGCGCGGCCGCTCCCCGAGCGCATCGGCGAGGTCCGCTTCGCCGACGTCGGCTTCGCCTACGAACCCGGGCACCCGGTGCTGCGCCACTTCGACCTGGTCGTCCGCGCCGGCGAAACCGTGTGCCTGCTGGGCCCCAGCGGCGCGGGCAAGAGCACGGTGCTGCACCTGCTGCTCAGGCTCTACGACGTCGACACCGGACGGATCACGGTCGACCGGTCGGACATCCGCGACCTGCGACGGCGCAGCCTGCGGCGGCGGATCGCGTTCGTGCCGCAGGACCCGTGGCTGCTGGACGCGACGGTGGCGGAGAACATCGCGTTCGGCTCGGCCGGCGCGGATCGTGCGGCCGTCGAGGAGGCGGGACGGCAGGCGCTCGTCGACGAGTTCGTCCACACCCTGCCCGACGGGTACGACACGACGCTCGGCGAAGGGGGCGTCCGCCTGTCCGGCGGCCAGCGGCGGCGCGTGGCGCTCGCCAGGGCCGCGGTGTCCACCGCGCCGCTGGTGCTGCTGGACGAGCCGACCGCCTCGCTCGACCCCGTGTCGTCCGCGACCGTCGTCCAGGCCATTCGCGGCGCCACGGCGGACCGGACCGTCCTCATCGTGACGCACGACCGGGACCTGGCGGCCATCGCCGACCGGGTCGTCGTGCTAGACCGGGACCCGGAACGACCCGACGAGACCGCGGAAGGAGGTGAACCCCATGCTGTTGATCAAAGGCCCGATGTCCTACCGCAAGCACGGACACCGGCACGGTAAGCACACCAGCCGGACCACTCGCACCAGCCGCACCAGCCGGTCGCGCTGCTGACGACGCCATCGATCACCCTGGTGGCCCGCGTTCCGCGCGGGTCACCGGGCTCTGCCGGGAGGACGGCCCATGAGCGCACCCGATCTCGACGACGACGGCCAACCCGTGTGGGACACCGCCGAAGGTGGTGAGTTCCCCGGTGGCACCCGCGCGGTGCGGCGGCTGGGTGTGGGGTGGCGGTGCGAGACGTGGCTCGTGTGGTCGGTCCCGCTGTGGTGCCCGGTCGTGCTGAAACTGCCCCGTCCGCACCTGCGCGAGCACCCGCGTTCGGTGACCGCGCTGCGCCGGGAGGTGACGGCCCTGTCCGGGCCGCCGCACCCCGGCCTGCCGAGGCTCATCGCCGACGGTAGCGGCGAAGCCCTGCCCCACCTGCTGTTCGAGTACCTCGACGGGCCCGACCTCGACGACGTCGGAGACGACATCGGGCCGCTGCCGGAGGGCGAGGCGGCGTTGCTGGGGGTGCAGCTGCTGTCCGCGGTGGCGGCGGTGCACCACGAAGGTCTGGCCCACCTGGACGTCAAACCGGGCAACGTGGTGCTGCGCGACGGCAAACCGCTCCTCATCGACTTCGGCAGCACCCGCGCGATCGGGTCGCCCCAACCGCCGGGACGTCCGATCGGGACCCGTGGCTACACATCCCCCGAGCAGGAGGCGTGCCTGACGGTGTCACCGGCCATGGACGTCTACGGGGTCGGGGCGACCCTGCACGCGGTCGTGACAGGCCACCGGCCGGATGCGGGCGGGCGGTCCTCCCCGATGCTCGCGGGACTGCTGGAGCCCGACCCGACGCGGCGCCTCGACCTCACCGAGGCGACGGCCGCGCTCCTGCAGTGGATTCCCGCCGAGTTCCGGCCGTGGCCGGAATGGGCGGACGCCTACCTCGGTGGAGCGTGACCGTCGTCCCGGTCACCAGCCGGTCAGAGCCGGCTGGCGTTGTGGAACGGCATGCCGGCCATCGAGGACACCTTCACCGGCTGCCCGGACGTGCTGGCGTGCACGATCTTGCCGTCGCCGACGTAGATGCCGACGTGGCTGACCGGCGTGTAGAAGAACACCAGGTCACCGGGCTGCAGCTGGGACTGCGCGACCGGGGTGCCCAGCGTGGACTGGGCGCTGGAGCTGTGCGGGAGGTCCACGCCGGCCTGCTTGAAGGCCCACTGGACCAGACCCGAGCAGTCGTAGGCGTTCGGCCCCGCCGCACCCCAGGCGTAGGGCTTGCCCTGCTGGGTGAGCGCGCTGCGCAGCGCGGTCGCGCCGACGCTGGTGCCGGCCACCGAGGCCGGCGCGACGGCCGGGGCGCTGTCGACCGGAGCGGCCGTGCTCGCGAAGGCGGGGCCGGCGGTTCCGGCGACGGCGGCGGCCAGAACGGCGCCGGTCACGCCGGCGCGCAGGAGTTTTCGACCGGACTTGGGGTGCGCGGAATGTTGTCCCATGTCGAGCGTTTCCTTTCGCTTTCCACCGCCCGTGGCGGGGGAACCACGAAAAACGGCGGTGGCCCGCGGCCGCGATCTTTCGGGGACAGATCACTGGTTGCCGCGAGAGCGCAGAAAACGTTACGAACCGGGCCCCATATATGTGAAGACCCGGTGCGATATGACACAGATCAAATCATCAACAGTAACGGATCTTTGGCCGATAGTGACAATTCATTTCGTCCCGGCGCGGAAAGCGCCGGGACGGTGAGGTCATTGCTGCGGTGCGTAGCCCTGCTGGAATTGGCCCTGCGGCTGCTGCCCCTGCTGCTGGTACTGCTGCTGCGCGGCCTGCTGGCCGGCCTGCTGGGCGCCGGGGTCGGCGCCGTCGGGCACCACGTACACCGCCGTGCCGTAGGCGGCGATCTCGCTCGCGGTCTGGGCGATTTCGTTGCAGTCGAACCGCATGCTCAGCACCGCGTTGGCACCGAAGGCCATCGCCTCCTGGCAGAGCCGGCCCAGCGCCTCGTAGCGCGAATCGGACAGCAGCTTGGACAATCCCTTGAGCTCACCGCCCGCCATCGCCTTGAAACCCGCGCCCATCGTGGAGAACATGTTCCGGCTGCGCACGGTCAGCCCGAACACCTCGCCGTAGACGCGCACCACGCGGTAGCCGGGCAGATCGTTCATGGTCGACAGCAGGATCGGGAACCGGGGCTGCTGCTGCTGGTATGGCTGGCTCATGCGCGGATCGTAGCGGTGCTCAGGTCTGGACCCGGTACCAAACCTCCGGACGCCCGACCTGTCCGTATCGCGGCTCGCGCCGCGCCAGCCCGTTGTCGGCCAGGTACTCCAGGTAGCGCCGCGCGGTCACCCGCGACACGCCGGTCGCCGTCGCCGCCGCGCCCGCGGAGAGTCCGTCGGGTTCCGCCCGCAGCGCGGACACCACGGCGTCCAGCGTCTGCCCGCTCATCCCCTTCGGCAGCGCCTGCGCCACCGGCGAGCGCAGCGCGGCCAGGGCCCGGTCCACCTCGGACTGTCCGAGCACCTCGCCTTCGCCGAAGCTGTCCCGGAACTCCGCGTAGCGCTCCAGCTTGTCCCGCAGCGAGGAGAAGGTGAACGGCTTGATGAGGTACTGCACGACGCCCACCGACACCGCGGCCTTGACCACGGCGAGGTCGCGTGCCGAGGTCACCGCGATGACGTCGACGAGGTTGCCCGCCGCGCGCAACGCCCGGCACACCGCGAGACCGTGCGTGTCCGGCAGGTAGAAGTCGAGCAGGACCAGGTCCGCGCTGTCCCGGTCGAAGAACCGCAGCGCCTCCGCTCCGGAGTGGACGACCGCGGCGACCGCGAACCCGGGAACCCGCTCCACGTAGGTCCGGTGGGCCTCGGCCGCGACCTGGTCGTCCTCGACCACGAGCACCCGGATCACCGCACCGCCTCCCGTCGTACCGGCAGCCGCACCGTGAACACCGCGCCGCCGTCGGTGGTCACGTCCACGCTCCCGCCGTTGCGCCGCACCACCTGCCCGACCAGGGCCAGACCGAGCCCGTGACCGTCCGGTTTGGTCGTCCAGCCGCGCTCGAACACGTGCCGTCGCACCTCGTCGGGCACGCCGGGCCCGCTGTCGGCGACGCGCAGCAGCAGGTCGTCGTCCTCGATCTTCGCGGTCACCGTGACCCTCGGCCGCCCGGGACGCTCCCCCGCCCCCTCGATGGCCGCGTCGATCGCGTTGTCGATCAGGTTGCCCAGCACGGTGATCAGGTCGCGGGACTCCAAGCCGGTGTCGG
Coding sequences within it:
- a CDS encoding ABC transporter ATP-binding protein: MVTTGARPGQLDGEPDPPLGKRRRRALPQALAVAAPVARPHLPALAATSVLELFGAGVSLLRPWPLALAVDHAIAGRPATGLLRWLNGFSPGYVLLLAGAATVALSVAAGALNLVSTVSAQRAAEGIGARLRESVFEHTMELSLRWHDRMPSGELLSRLTSDVARMLAAVVAVATILIPDTFVLLVVLAVLAVFDPGLALIGVAVLPLLVVLAVRQRRRVRRAQHEARDAWGKLSAVTNDLLRNVRAVQAFGRGDRARELFARPNGRLRDAEVKAAAVSARWSPIADVVLSLGAGLVLVVGGRAVLSGSLSTGDLLVVLAYLGDMYSPVRSLTRLSSVLAKAGASAKRVDEVMAASESVADAPWARPLPERIGEVRFADVGFAYEPGHPVLRHFDLVVRAGETVCLLGPSGAGKSTVLHLLLRLYDVDTGRITVDRSDIRDLRRRSLRRRIAFVPQDPWLLDATVAENIAFGSAGADRAAVEEAGRQALVDEFVHTLPDGYDTTLGEGGVRLSGGQRRRVALARAAVSTAPLVLLDEPTASLDPVSSATVVQAIRGATADRTVLIVTHDRDLAAIADRVVVLDRDPERPDETAEGGEPHAVDQRPDVLPQARTPAR
- a CDS encoding serine/threonine-protein kinase codes for the protein MSAPDLDDDGQPVWDTAEGGEFPGGTRAVRRLGVGWRCETWLVWSVPLWCPVVLKLPRPHLREHPRSVTALRREVTALSGPPHPGLPRLIADGSGEALPHLLFEYLDGPDLDDVGDDIGPLPEGEAALLGVQLLSAVAAVHHEGLAHLDVKPGNVVLRDGKPLLIDFGSTRAIGSPQPPGRPIGTRGYTSPEQEACLTVSPAMDVYGVGATLHAVVTGHRPDAGGRSSPMLAGLLEPDPTRRLDLTEATAALLQWIPAEFRPWPEWADAYLGGA
- a CDS encoding YbjQ family protein, whose product is MSQPYQQQQPRFPILLSTMNDLPGYRVVRVYGEVFGLTVRSRNMFSTMGAGFKAMAGGELKGLSKLLSDSRYEALGRLCQEAMAFGANAVLSMRFDCNEIAQTASEIAAYGTAVYVVPDGADPGAQQAGQQAAQQQYQQQGQQPQGQFQQGYAPQQ
- a CDS encoding NlpC/P60 family protein — encoded protein: MGQHSAHPKSGRKLLRAGVTGAVLAAAVAGTAGPAFASTAAPVDSAPAVAPASVAGTSVGATALRSALTQQGKPYAWGAAGPNAYDCSGLVQWAFKQAGVDLPHSSSAQSTLGTPVAQSQLQPGDLVFFYTPVSHVGIYVGDGKIVHASTSGQPVKVSSMAGMPFHNASRL
- a CDS encoding response regulator; its protein translation is MIRVLVVEDDQVAAEAHRTYVERVPGFAVAAVVHSGAEALRFFDRDSADLVLLDFYLPDTHGLAVCRALRAAGNLVDVIAVTSARDLAVVKAAVSVGVVQYLIKPFTFSSLRDKLERYAEFRDSFGEGEVLGQSEVDRALAALRSPVAQALPKGMSGQTLDAVVSALRAEPDGLSAGAAATATGVSRVTARRYLEYLADNGLARREPRYGQVGRPEVWYRVQT